In one Thermaerobacter sp. PB12/4term genomic region, the following are encoded:
- a CDS encoding N-acetylmuramoyl-L-alanine amidase, whose protein sequence is MHARRRRPGPVRDSGGETALLAVLAALLALVLLSHRAHAPAPSNRDGPVIVLDPGHGGIDGGTHLQGRILEKDLTLQLAQAMAPLLEASGFRVVLTRTADYALAPGDDDASVRRDLEERLRIARAARAAALVSLHVNAARDSGLRGPIVFYQFGDEPGRRLALAVQASLNAAFPPEARNEALPADFFLLEKAGRPAVLVEFAFLTNPADRAILLSPQGRRDLAAAAVEGLVRGLAQLGIRAHAVPPGR, encoded by the coding sequence TTGCATGCCCGCAGGCGCCGCCCAGGCCCGGTGCGGGATTCCGGCGGGGAGACGGCGCTGCTGGCCGTCCTTGCGGCCCTGCTGGCGCTGGTGCTCCTGTCCCATCGGGCCCATGCTCCTGCCCCCTCGAACCGCGACGGCCCGGTCATCGTGCTGGACCCGGGCCACGGCGGCATCGACGGCGGCACCCACCTCCAGGGGCGCATTCTGGAAAAGGACCTCACCCTGCAGCTGGCCCAGGCGATGGCGCCCCTGCTGGAAGCCTCCGGGTTCCGCGTGGTGCTGACCCGCACCGCCGATTACGCCCTGGCCCCCGGCGACGACGACGCCAGCGTGCGCCGCGACCTGGAGGAGCGGCTGCGCATCGCCCGTGCTGCCCGGGCCGCCGCCCTGGTCAGCCTGCACGTCAACGCCGCCCGGGACAGCGGCCTGCGCGGTCCCATCGTCTTCTACCAGTTCGGGGACGAACCCGGCCGCCGCCTGGCGCTGGCCGTCCAGGCGAGCCTGAACGCCGCCTTCCCCCCGGAGGCCCGCAACGAGGCCCTTCCCGCCGACTTCTTCCTTCTCGAGAAGGCGGGCCGCCCCGCCGTGCTGGTGGAGTTCGCCTTCCTGACCAACCCCGCCGACCGCGCCATCCTGCTGAGCCCCCAGGGCCGCCGGGACCTGGCCGCCGCGGCGGTGGAAGGCCTGGTCCGGGGGCTGGCCCAGCTGGGCATCCGGGCGCATGCCGTTCCCCCAGGCCGGTGA
- the acs gene encoding acetate--CoA ligase, translating to MADAAGRPIDALLREERRFAPPESFRARAHVRDESVYEEAERDPEGFWARWAEELEWFRKWDRVLEWNPPHARWFLGGKLNASVNCVDRHIRGPRRNKAAIIWEGEPGDTRTLTYYDLYREVNRFAGVLKSLGVKKGDRVTIYLPMIPELPIAMLACARIGAPHSVVFAGFSPQALASRMEDAGSRFLVTCDGFYRRGKVVPLKAQADEALKLLAGKQDVEAVVVVRRTGHEVPFTPGRDRWWHELMEQAQRLCPPEAMDAEDMLFMMYTSGTTGRPKGIVHTTGGYLTGVYATTKWVFDLHEDDVYWCMADIGWITGHSYIVYGPLANGATTVMYEGAPDWPDKDRPWVIIEKYGVTIFYTAPTAIRAFAADGPEYPRRHDLSSLRLLGSVGEPINPEAWMWYHEHIGGGRCPIVDTWWQTETGAIMITPLPGVTVTKPGSATRPFPGIKAAVLDDQGNPVPPGQGGGYLAILRPWPSMLRGIWGDEERYVNTYWSKWGRDVYYPGDGAKIDEDGYFWVLGRVDDVMNVAGHRLSTMEIESALVSHPAVAEAAVIAAPHPVKGQVPVGFVILEAGRQGGPELEAELKEHVAKVISPIARPDRVLFVPDLPKTRSGKIMRRLLRDIVEGRELGDTTTLRDPDVPEQLRQMYASQPAR from the coding sequence ATGGCAGACGCGGCAGGAAGGCCCATCGATGCCCTGCTCCGGGAAGAACGGCGTTTTGCACCCCCCGAGTCCTTCCGGGCCCGCGCCCACGTGCGGGACGAGTCGGTCTACGAGGAGGCGGAACGGGATCCCGAGGGCTTCTGGGCCCGGTGGGCGGAAGAGCTGGAGTGGTTCCGGAAGTGGGACCGGGTGCTGGAGTGGAACCCGCCCCACGCCAGGTGGTTCCTCGGCGGCAAGCTCAACGCCAGCGTGAACTGCGTCGATCGGCACATCCGCGGGCCGCGTCGGAACAAGGCCGCCATCATCTGGGAGGGCGAGCCGGGGGATACCCGCACCCTGACCTACTATGACCTCTACCGGGAAGTGAACAGGTTCGCGGGCGTGCTCAAGAGCCTGGGCGTGAAGAAGGGCGACCGGGTGACCATCTACCTGCCCATGATCCCCGAGCTGCCCATCGCCATGCTGGCCTGTGCCCGCATCGGCGCGCCCCACTCGGTGGTGTTCGCCGGCTTCAGCCCCCAGGCCCTGGCCTCGCGCATGGAGGACGCCGGCTCCCGGTTCCTCGTCACCTGTGACGGGTTCTACCGCCGGGGGAAGGTGGTCCCGCTCAAGGCTCAGGCCGACGAGGCGCTCAAGCTGCTGGCGGGCAAGCAGGATGTGGAGGCCGTGGTGGTGGTGCGCCGCACCGGCCATGAGGTGCCCTTCACGCCGGGCCGGGACCGCTGGTGGCACGAGCTGATGGAACAGGCCCAGCGGCTGTGCCCGCCCGAAGCGATGGACGCCGAGGATATGCTCTTCATGATGTACACCTCGGGCACCACGGGGCGGCCCAAGGGCATCGTCCACACCACGGGCGGGTACCTGACGGGCGTGTATGCCACCACCAAGTGGGTCTTCGACCTCCACGAGGACGACGTGTACTGGTGCATGGCCGACATCGGCTGGATCACCGGCCATTCGTACATCGTCTACGGCCCGCTGGCCAACGGCGCCACCACGGTGATGTATGAGGGGGCGCCCGACTGGCCCGACAAGGACCGGCCCTGGGTGATCATCGAGAAATACGGCGTCACCATCTTCTATACGGCTCCCACGGCCATCCGGGCCTTTGCCGCCGACGGGCCGGAGTATCCCCGCCGGCACGACCTCTCGAGCCTGCGCCTCCTGGGCAGCGTGGGCGAGCCCATCAACCCGGAGGCCTGGATGTGGTACCACGAGCACATCGGCGGCGGCCGCTGCCCCATCGTGGACACCTGGTGGCAGACGGAGACGGGGGCCATCATGATCACCCCGCTCCCCGGGGTGACGGTCACCAAGCCCGGCAGCGCCACCCGGCCCTTCCCCGGGATCAAGGCGGCGGTGCTGGACGACCAGGGCAACCCCGTACCGCCCGGCCAGGGCGGCGGCTACCTGGCCATCCTGCGCCCCTGGCCTTCCATGCTGCGGGGCATCTGGGGCGACGAGGAGCGCTACGTCAACACCTACTGGTCCAAGTGGGGCCGGGACGTGTACTACCCCGGCGACGGCGCCAAGATCGACGAAGACGGCTACTTCTGGGTGCTAGGCCGGGTGGACGACGTGATGAACGTGGCGGGTCACCGGCTGAGCACCATGGAGATCGAGAGCGCGCTGGTGTCCCACCCGGCCGTGGCGGAAGCGGCGGTGATCGCGGCACCTCACCCGGTCAAGGGCCAGGTGCCCGTGGGCTTCGTGATCCTGGAGGCCGGCCGGCAGGGCGGTCCCGAGCTGGAGGCGGAACTCAAGGAGCACGTGGCCAAGGTGATCAGCCCCATCGCCCGGCCCGACCGGGTGCTGTTCGTGCCCGACCTGCCCAAGACCCGCAGCGGCAAGATCATGCGGCGCCTGTTGCGGGACATCGTGGAAGGGCGCGAGCTGGGTGACACCACCACCCTGCGCGATCCCGACGTTCCGGAGCAGCTGCGCCAGATGTACGCTTCCCAGCCTGCCCGCTGA
- a CDS encoding ABC transporter substrate-binding protein has product MNFSCRRWVWVAAALAGLAAGWMAAAARSPAPAPGRWVFRDDLGQRVVLPGPPRRVACSGRDLCDLARALLGEEAVIVLPAGAEEQHLRESGAGLVVLPAVTRQPGLAGRLRALGWPAATLRWRDVDQLPAAARRLAGWLNQPGRGQELATAYRRRLDRVAAAVAGVPEAERPVVVVLAWDQPPVWAQPGSPVATLVRRAGGRLPAEGRPGERAWGTGIASWWHRPGSRWGGLARLIVPAGAGAGWQAGEEGWRALGRPGPVRVVTPLWTPVVPPGGPAVGTALYLPPAQLLGAGPAALEGLERLAAWLYPERLAFEGDPHRLVPLRVAP; this is encoded by the coding sequence ATGAACTTTTCCTGCCGACGATGGGTCTGGGTGGCCGCGGCCCTTGCGGGCCTGGCCGCCGGCTGGATGGCGGCGGCCGCCCGTTCCCCCGCCCCGGCGCCGGGCCGCTGGGTGTTCCGGGACGATCTCGGCCAGCGGGTGGTGCTGCCCGGCCCGCCCCGGCGGGTGGCCTGCAGCGGCCGGGATCTCTGCGACCTGGCCCGGGCGCTCCTAGGCGAGGAGGCCGTCATCGTCCTTCCCGCCGGGGCCGAAGAGCAGCACCTGCGGGAGAGCGGTGCAGGCCTGGTGGTCCTGCCGGCGGTCACCCGCCAGCCGGGGCTGGCGGGACGATTGCGGGCCCTGGGCTGGCCGGCGGCCACCTTACGGTGGCGGGACGTGGACCAGCTCCCCGCTGCTGCCCGGCGCCTGGCCGGATGGTTGAACCAGCCCGGCCGCGGCCAAGAGCTGGCCACGGCCTACCGGCGGCGGCTCGATCGGGTCGCAGCCGCCGTGGCCGGGGTGCCCGAGGCGGAACGGCCGGTGGTGGTGGTGCTGGCGTGGGATCAGCCGCCGGTCTGGGCGCAGCCGGGCAGCCCGGTGGCCACGCTGGTGCGGCGGGCCGGGGGGCGCCTGCCGGCGGAGGGAAGGCCGGGTGAAAGGGCATGGGGGACCGGGATTGCGTCATGGTGGCACCGCCCGGGCAGCCGGTGGGGAGGCCTGGCCCGGCTCATCGTCCCGGCCGGGGCTGGTGCGGGCTGGCAGGCGGGCGAGGAGGGGTGGCGGGCCCTGGGCCGCCCAGGTCCCGTGCGGGTGGTGACCCCGCTTTGGACCCCGGTGGTGCCGCCGGGCGGACCGGCGGTGGGCACGGCGCTTTACCTGCCGCCCGCCCAGCTGCTGGGGGCGGGCCCGGCAGCCCTGGAAGGCCTTGAACGGCTGGCTGCGTGGCTCTACCCGGAGCGGCTCGCGTTCGAAGGCGATCCGCACCGGCTGGTGCCCCTGCGGGTGGCGCCCTGA
- a CDS encoding DNA-directed RNA polymerase subunit alpha C-terminal domain-containing protein: protein MELAPDGPLAPGAPHLERPGTGGAGPRLDQPQDAAPAGGQAPPPEAGPAQAGSSGTPAGGRPGAGRAEAGVEAGEDHRAEGRSGAEGEPGAAAAAAGLAGIPLDLLDIPPRVRLALQQRGYETVGDLAWRHDPRLLAARGMGTRGLLALVTELARVMADGAYQRQLLARATRYDPQRFPEAVRRRPVDDLGLGQRAYRALRRAGIQTVGQLLELGEPGLQRLRGLGPRSLAEICHRLDALQSGRPLPPPGGATGDPLAPDLMDDPAPIGALLLPRRVVTALQRAGLHTVGAVAGFTQEGLRRLRGLGESGVATILQSLHQYRQERSRREAFPRRLEDWLQELIEPLADREREVLALRYGLLGEEAHDLSAIAARWQTTRQWVSVVQGRALRRARARARLERFQPLVDAVRAAATRCGAAGPAELAEALRQDGTVGVPESTDEAVRLVGLLVHVTPGLRRVAGSTWSTVEIAQHLPEAAQRLQEFLAAAGRPLALAELAAHLEEGTGDLPAPAEALARAVVTTQASFARFPGGTYGLASWRAGRRMRARDYVYQALQRHGRPLHYAELTRLVNQLLPEGRKMPPTHVLTILSSGEPFRRVDRGIYGLSHWERQPERNLAQLCRDALAEAGEPASLDQVVAAVQRVRRYPRRTVARALNEDTAVLRYGRDRFGLAAWLATDPRAAGAVRVPAYGPRPTNLAAVRGLLAELLAGHMYDTSQLTSYLGRWRQRSQARQVIAYLATMGWLTGLEDTWTATSLNDGWVRAGGEIDQLAALALADPAFAHAVVLHGAFRQLAQGDAGPAGPGGADSVPGPAGDRSRWSLPGTARHDGRPAPDLAAAAAGGDRGAGGAGSAGPRESAVPTLDQAAGWLAGRIRRASGARGEEPGPELLERLRRQWQVTAWFDPWISLLVPERAAAAGGAGEPGGAAAAAAADEPAAAGGGRGRGALARAALWDQAVTRLWPRHPVHLPAAWVETPATAWAILADVVASWSGPDRVVDLEALGDWCRSRGLDANPVQIEAELFALGLWPVGEGSRLRLYMPYRLVVPPGGFGAAGLPGGAGLADAAAAALEGSGVVAAAPAGWPAAPQARVDVIPPLGGGGPAEAAALGEEPGGDTRDG, encoded by the coding sequence ATGGAACTGGCGCCTGATGGGCCACTGGCGCCTGGCGCACCGCACCTGGAACGGCCGGGCACCGGGGGCGCAGGGCCCCGCCTGGACCAGCCCCAGGATGCGGCGCCCGCCGGAGGGCAGGCCCCGCCTCCGGAGGCTGGGCCGGCGCAGGCCGGTTCGTCCGGTACGCCGGCGGGCGGGCGGCCAGGCGCCGGCCGGGCCGAGGCGGGAGTCGAGGCTGGGGAAGACCACCGGGCCGAGGGTCGAAGCGGGGCCGAAGGCGAACCCGGCGCCGCTGCCGCTGCTGCCGGCCTGGCGGGGATCCCCCTCGACTTGCTGGACATCCCGCCCCGGGTCCGCCTGGCGCTCCAGCAGAGGGGTTACGAGACCGTGGGCGATCTCGCCTGGCGGCATGACCCGCGGCTTCTGGCCGCCCGCGGCATGGGGACGCGGGGCCTGCTGGCCCTGGTCACCGAGCTGGCGCGGGTCATGGCCGACGGAGCCTACCAGCGGCAGCTGCTGGCCCGAGCCACCCGGTATGACCCCCAGCGGTTCCCCGAAGCCGTTCGCCGGCGGCCCGTGGATGATCTCGGGCTGGGCCAGCGGGCCTACCGGGCCCTGCGGCGGGCAGGGATCCAGACCGTGGGCCAGCTGCTGGAACTGGGGGAACCGGGGCTGCAGCGGCTGCGGGGGCTCGGGCCCCGCTCCCTGGCGGAGATCTGCCACCGCCTGGACGCCCTGCAATCGGGCCGGCCCTTGCCGCCACCCGGCGGTGCCACCGGCGACCCCCTGGCCCCCGATCTGATGGACGATCCGGCCCCCATCGGTGCCCTGCTCCTGCCGCGCCGGGTGGTCACCGCCCTGCAGCGGGCGGGGCTGCACACCGTCGGGGCGGTGGCCGGCTTTACGCAGGAAGGGTTGCGCCGGTTGCGCGGGCTGGGGGAGAGCGGCGTCGCGACCATTCTGCAAAGCCTGCACCAGTACCGGCAGGAGCGCAGCCGCAGGGAAGCGTTCCCCCGCCGGCTGGAGGACTGGCTGCAGGAGCTGATCGAGCCGCTGGCCGATCGGGAGCGGGAAGTGCTGGCCCTGCGGTACGGCCTGCTGGGAGAGGAAGCCCACGACCTGTCGGCCATCGCCGCCCGTTGGCAGACCACCCGCCAGTGGGTCAGCGTGGTGCAGGGGCGGGCCCTGCGCCGCGCCAGGGCCCGGGCACGACTGGAGCGCTTCCAGCCGCTGGTGGACGCGGTCCGGGCTGCGGCGACCCGCTGCGGCGCCGCGGGGCCTGCCGAGCTGGCCGAGGCCCTGCGCCAGGACGGCACGGTGGGCGTGCCCGAGTCGACCGACGAGGCGGTCCGGCTGGTGGGCCTGCTGGTGCACGTGACGCCCGGGCTGCGGCGGGTGGCGGGGTCGACCTGGTCGACGGTGGAGATCGCCCAGCACCTGCCGGAGGCGGCCCAGCGCCTGCAGGAGTTCCTGGCGGCGGCCGGCCGCCCGCTGGCCCTGGCCGAACTGGCCGCCCACCTGGAGGAAGGCACGGGGGACCTGCCCGCCCCTGCGGAGGCGCTGGCCCGAGCGGTGGTGACCACCCAGGCTTCCTTCGCCCGCTTCCCCGGCGGGACCTACGGCCTTGCCAGCTGGCGCGCGGGACGACGGATGCGGGCCCGGGACTACGTCTACCAGGCGCTGCAGCGGCACGGGCGGCCCCTGCACTACGCCGAGCTCACCCGGCTGGTCAACCAGCTGTTGCCCGAAGGGCGGAAGATGCCGCCGACCCACGTGTTGACCATCCTGTCGTCGGGGGAGCCCTTCCGCCGTGTGGACCGGGGGATTTACGGCCTGAGCCACTGGGAGCGGCAGCCGGAGCGGAACCTGGCGCAGCTGTGCCGCGATGCCCTGGCCGAAGCCGGGGAGCCGGCCAGCCTGGACCAGGTGGTCGCGGCCGTCCAGCGGGTGCGCAGGTACCCGCGGCGGACGGTGGCCCGGGCCCTCAACGAGGACACCGCCGTGCTGCGCTACGGCCGGGATCGGTTCGGCCTGGCCGCGTGGCTGGCGACGGACCCCCGGGCCGCGGGGGCGGTGCGAGTGCCTGCCTATGGCCCCCGCCCTACCAACCTGGCGGCGGTGCGCGGGCTGCTGGCCGAGCTCCTGGCAGGTCACATGTACGACACGTCCCAGCTCACCTCGTACCTGGGCCGCTGGCGGCAGCGTTCCCAGGCCCGGCAGGTCATCGCCTACCTGGCCACCATGGGCTGGCTGACAGGTCTGGAGGACACCTGGACGGCCACGTCCCTCAACGACGGGTGGGTCCGGGCGGGCGGCGAGATCGATCAGCTGGCCGCCCTGGCCCTCGCCGACCCCGCCTTTGCCCACGCCGTCGTGCTCCACGGCGCCTTCCGCCAGCTGGCCCAGGGGGATGCAGGGCCGGCCGGCCCGGGGGGCGCGGACTCCGTACCGGGACCTGCGGGGGACCGTTCCCGCTGGAGCCTGCCGGGCACCGCCCGTCACGACGGCCGGCCGGCCCCTGACCTCGCCGCCGCCGCGGCGGGCGGGGACCGAGGCGCCGGCGGGGCCGGGTCCGCAGGGCCCCGGGAGTCCGCTGTACCGACCCTGGACCAGGCCGCTGGCTGGCTGGCGGGCCGCATCCGCCGGGCCTCTGGCGCCCGGGGGGAGGAGCCGGGCCCCGAGCTGCTGGAGCGGCTGCGCCGGCAATGGCAGGTTACCGCCTGGTTCGACCCCTGGATTTCCCTGCTGGTCCCGGAGCGGGCGGCAGCGGCGGGCGGGGCGGGTGAGCCCGGAGGCGCAGCAGCTGCCGCCGCGGCGGACGAACCGGCGGCCGCCGGCGGGGGCCGCGGCCGGGGCGCCCTGGCCCGGGCCGCCTTGTGGGACCAGGCGGTGACCCGCCTCTGGCCCCGCCACCCCGTTCACCTGCCGGCGGCGTGGGTGGAGACGCCAGCGACGGCCTGGGCCATCCTGGCCGACGTGGTGGCCTCCTGGTCGGGGCCGGACCGGGTGGTCGACCTGGAGGCTCTGGGGGACTGGTGCCGGTCACGGGGGCTGGACGCCAACCCCGTACAGATCGAGGCGGAACTCTTCGCTCTGGGGCTGTGGCCTGTGGGCGAGGGCTCGCGCCTGCGCCTCTACATGCCTTACCGGCTGGTGGTACCGCCGGGCGGGTTCGGTGCCGCCGGCCTGCCCGGGGGCGCCGGCCTGGCCGACGCAGCGGCCGCCGCGCTGGAGGGCTCCGGGGTGGTCGCTGCAGCCCCCGCGGGCTGGCCCGCGGCGCCCCAGGCCCGCGTCGATGTGATCCCGCCCCTGGGGGGCGGGGGCCCGGCGGAGGCCGCAGCGCTGGGGGAAGAACCGGGCGGCGACACCCGCGACGGGTAG
- a CDS encoding glycosyl hydrolase family 18 protein produces MNPRPCRRRRRWNLLPPRRTPAGVASARPGRRRGVPAVTALLLIALFLGACRAGGPASRAPAKPGPGAGPGTGRAADIVGKDPVVYGFYTEPEPPLAGSFETMVRHARDLDVIVPFWFRLAESGDGTIEAYAAPPPERRKQVIREAHRRGLKVELIVHNLLYGSGERSAATARRFLRDPQAQERAVRGMLDIMRQEGYDGIHIDLETVPPEERPRLTAFVRKVREALPDGKLLSIAVFPRDRDDRTDPNTGVYDYAALGEAVDFFILMTYSEHRADTPPGPLASLDYVDRMVRYALRYVPRDKVIVGLGAFGFDWGGGTFPRYLDHAQAVQLARQQGVDMRWDDRARVPYFTYTAADGSGHAVYFENARSWAEKINLVRRHRVRGVAIWRLGMEDPAAWREIARRLR; encoded by the coding sequence ATGAACCCGCGCCCGTGTCGCCGCCGCCGGCGGTGGAACCTGCTCCCGCCGCGGCGCACCCCAGCCGGCGTGGCCTCCGCCCGTCCGGGACGGCGGCGGGGAGTCCCTGCCGTCACCGCCCTGCTGCTGATCGCCCTGTTCCTCGGCGCCTGCCGGGCCGGCGGGCCGGCCTCCCGTGCCCCCGCCAAGCCGGGGCCCGGCGCAGGTCCGGGGACGGGCCGCGCCGCGGACATCGTCGGCAAGGATCCCGTGGTCTACGGGTTCTACACCGAGCCCGAACCGCCCCTGGCCGGCTCCTTCGAGACCATGGTCCGCCACGCCCGGGACCTGGATGTGATCGTGCCCTTCTGGTTCCGGCTGGCGGAAAGCGGGGACGGCACCATCGAAGCCTACGCCGCGCCGCCGCCCGAGCGCCGCAAGCAGGTGATCCGGGAAGCCCACCGGCGCGGCCTCAAGGTGGAACTCATCGTCCACAACCTGCTCTACGGCTCGGGCGAGCGCAGCGCGGCCACCGCCCGCCGGTTCCTCCGGGACCCCCAGGCCCAGGAGCGGGCCGTCCGCGGCATGCTGGACATCATGCGGCAGGAGGGCTACGACGGCATCCACATCGACCTGGAGACGGTGCCGCCGGAAGAGCGCCCGCGGCTGACGGCCTTCGTCCGCAAGGTGCGGGAGGCGCTGCCGGACGGCAAGCTCCTCAGCATCGCCGTCTTCCCGCGGGACCGGGACGACCGCACGGACCCCAACACCGGCGTGTACGACTACGCCGCCCTCGGTGAGGCCGTCGACTTCTTCATCCTGATGACCTACTCCGAGCACCGGGCGGACACGCCGCCGGGTCCCCTGGCGTCCCTGGACTACGTCGACCGCATGGTGCGCTACGCCCTGCGCTACGTGCCGCGGGACAAGGTGATCGTGGGCCTCGGCGCCTTCGGCTTCGACTGGGGAGGCGGCACCTTCCCGCGCTACCTGGATCACGCCCAGGCGGTGCAGCTGGCCCGCCAGCAGGGCGTGGACATGCGCTGGGACGACCGGGCCCGGGTACCCTACTTCACCTACACCGCCGCCGACGGCTCCGGCCACGCGGTGTATTTCGAAAACGCTCGCAGCTGGGCGGAGAAGATCAACCTGGTTCGCCGACACCGGGTGCGGGGCGTCGCCATCTGGCGGCTGGGGATGGAAGACCCGGCGGCCTGGCGGGAGATCGCCCGGCGGCTCCGGTGA
- a CDS encoding MFS transporter, protein MGTVSATAAGPADSRNIWRVIAASAGGTIIEWYDFYIFGSLSTVIASAFFPKGNPTVALLNTLAIFATGFLVRPFGALVFGRLGDLIGRKYAFLMTLLIMGGATTAIGLVPTYSQIGIAAPLIVLVLRLLQGLALGGEYGGAATYVAEHAPDGRRGFYTSFIQTTATLGLFVSLGVILIVRLSMSPEAFAAWGWRIPFLLSAVLLVLSAWMRMRLQESPLFQQLKAQGKTTQAPIRETFRNWKLVLLALLGATAGQAVVWYTGQFYALVYLQNTLKVDFVTANIIVAVALALGTPFFVVFGHLSDRIGRKPIMMAGNLIAALTYYPLYQLMHQNAGNPVVLTLLVWVQVLYVTMVYGPIAAFLVETFPGKIRYTALSLPYHLGNGWFGGLTPYISASLVASTGNIYAGVWYPTAVALITFVVGTFLLKETSVISIWQETHATEATAD, encoded by the coding sequence ATGGGGACCGTCAGTGCCACTGCGGCCGGGCCTGCGGACAGCCGGAACATCTGGCGCGTCATCGCGGCCTCGGCCGGAGGTACCATCATCGAGTGGTATGATTTCTACATCTTCGGCAGCCTCTCCACCGTCATTGCTTCGGCCTTCTTTCCCAAGGGGAACCCGACCGTCGCCTTGCTCAACACCCTGGCTATCTTTGCCACCGGGTTCCTGGTGCGGCCCTTCGGCGCCCTGGTGTTCGGGCGGTTGGGGGACCTGATCGGCCGCAAGTATGCGTTCCTGATGACCCTGCTGATCATGGGCGGTGCCACCACGGCCATCGGCCTGGTGCCCACCTACAGCCAGATCGGCATTGCCGCACCCCTCATCGTCCTGGTGTTGCGGCTCCTGCAGGGTCTGGCCCTGGGCGGCGAGTACGGTGGCGCGGCCACCTACGTGGCCGAGCACGCCCCCGACGGCCGGCGCGGGTTCTACACGTCCTTCATCCAGACCACGGCCACGCTGGGCCTGTTCGTTTCGCTGGGTGTCATCCTCATCGTCCGCCTGTCCATGAGCCCGGAGGCCTTTGCCGCCTGGGGATGGCGAATCCCCTTCCTGCTCTCCGCCGTGCTGCTGGTGCTCTCGGCGTGGATGCGCATGCGCCTGCAGGAATCGCCCCTGTTCCAGCAGCTCAAGGCCCAGGGCAAGACCACCCAGGCGCCGATTCGAGAGACGTTCCGCAACTGGAAGCTGGTCCTGCTGGCCCTGCTCGGTGCCACGGCCGGGCAGGCGGTGGTCTGGTATACGGGCCAGTTCTACGCCCTGGTGTACCTGCAGAATACCCTGAAGGTCGACTTCGTCACCGCCAACATCATCGTGGCCGTCGCCCTGGCCCTGGGCACGCCCTTCTTCGTCGTCTTCGGCCACCTGTCGGATCGCATCGGCCGCAAGCCGATCATGATGGCAGGCAACCTGATCGCTGCCCTGACCTACTATCCGCTGTACCAGCTGATGCACCAGAACGCCGGCAACCCGGTGGTGCTCACCCTGCTGGTCTGGGTTCAGGTGCTCTACGTCACCATGGTCTACGGGCCCATCGCCGCCTTCCTGGTCGAGACCTTCCCCGGCAAGATCCGCTACACCGCCCTGTCGCTGCCCTACCACCTGGGCAACGGCTGGTTCGGCGGCCTCACGCCGTACATCTCGGCCAGCCTGGTGGCCAGCACGGGCAACATCTATGCCGGCGTCTGGTATCCCACGGCGGTGGCCCTGATCACCTTCGTGGTGGGGACCTTCCTGCTGAAGGAGACCAGCGTGATCTCCATCTGGCAGGAGACCCATGCCACCGAAGCCACCGCCGACTGA
- a CDS encoding bifunctional phosphoglucose/phosphomannose isomerase: MDSNQRASNPSRQEEGAPAPAPAAGAPGAVVPDWAALRELDRQGMLGAVAAFPHQLEEALRLGREAGNLPRPLAGTPRAVLVAGLGGSAIGGDFVAAVLEPEAPVPVVVHRDYGLPGWVGTGDLVFAVSYSGATEETLSAFEEALARGAAVVAVASGGPLLERAAAAEAAGRPVRQVRVPGGLAPRAALGYLMLPVLYLTCAWTGVGDPSAQVEEAIAVLRRQARELEPGGPEGPAHRLARQLLERPVFIYGAGRLGQAAAYRWQCQLNENAKLLAHYHGFPELNHNEIMGWEGVPLDGAAGGTGSGGRDGAPQRPLVVCLQAGPDHPRNRTRMAITAELVDGRAGWVTVAGHGRSRLAQLLSLSYFGDFVSVYAALLRGLDPSAIASIQRLKERLAALPVGAGGTAG; this comes from the coding sequence ATGGATTCGAACCAACGGGCAAGCAACCCGTCACGGCAGGAGGAAGGGGCGCCGGCCCCGGCGCCGGCAGCCGGGGCGCCGGGGGCGGTGGTCCCGGACTGGGCAGCCTTGCGGGAACTGGACCGGCAAGGGATGCTGGGCGCGGTCGCAGCCTTCCCCCACCAGCTGGAGGAAGCCCTGCGGCTGGGCCGGGAGGCGGGCAACCTGCCCCGGCCCCTGGCGGGCACCCCGCGGGCCGTGCTGGTGGCCGGCCTGGGCGGGTCGGCCATCGGCGGCGACTTCGTGGCGGCGGTCCTGGAACCGGAGGCGCCGGTCCCGGTGGTGGTCCACCGGGATTACGGCCTGCCCGGCTGGGTGGGGACCGGGGACCTGGTCTTTGCCGTCAGCTACTCCGGGGCCACCGAGGAGACCCTGAGCGCTTTCGAAGAAGCCCTCGCCCGGGGGGCGGCGGTGGTGGCGGTCGCCAGCGGCGGGCCGTTGCTGGAGCGGGCAGCCGCGGCGGAGGCGGCCGGGCGGCCGGTCCGGCAGGTCCGGGTGCCCGGCGGCCTGGCGCCCCGGGCCGCCCTGGGCTACCTGATGCTACCGGTTCTGTATCTCACCTGCGCCTGGACCGGCGTGGGCGATCCTTCGGCCCAGGTGGAAGAGGCCATCGCCGTCCTGCGCCGCCAGGCCCGCGAGCTGGAACCCGGCGGCCCGGAAGGCCCCGCCCACCGGCTGGCGCGGCAACTTCTGGAGCGGCCGGTGTTCATCTACGGCGCCGGGCGCCTGGGCCAGGCGGCGGCCTACCGCTGGCAGTGCCAGCTGAACGAGAACGCCAAGCTGCTGGCGCACTACCACGGGTTCCCCGAGCTCAACCACAACGAGATCATGGGCTGGGAGGGGGTGCCCCTGGACGGGGCGGCGGGTGGAACCGGCAGCGGCGGGCGGGACGGGGCACCGCAGCGGCCGCTGGTGGTTTGCCTGCAGGCCGGCCCGGACCACCCGCGCAACCGGACGCGCATGGCCATCACCGCCGAGCTGGTGGACGGCCGGGCCGGCTGGGTCACCGTCGCGGGGCACGGCCGGAGCCGCCTGGCGCAGCTGCTCAGCCTTTCCTATTTCGGCGATTTCGTTTCGGTCTACGCTGCCCTGCTGAGGGGCCTTGACCCCTCGGCCATCGCCAGCATCCAGCGGCTCAAGGAGAGGCTGGCGGCCCTGCCGGTGGGAGCGGGCGGAACGGCGGGCTGA